The proteins below are encoded in one region of Triticum aestivum cultivar Chinese Spring chromosome 1B, IWGSC CS RefSeq v2.1, whole genome shotgun sequence:
- the LOC123092955 gene encoding uncharacterized protein, which translates to MASSAGHRRRGKNRPKKKKKMAGPTTVQDLPDHLFELILVRLGPSPCLVRAAAACKRWCRVAANPGFLARFDPQAPHVGDYHTDKGGQPLFVPSSPAVVDRSRFSLDFLPDIASWDIVDSRGSLLLLCDGGDLIVCEPLTGLYQGILWPGVFRRRLGVFLLDGGDADRRVSMSNFRVLAAFDKSIACIFSTGSDGGWRLVSSAITGDIELPSTLRPENFVGRANGTMYWGIEGSDTAVLALDESTAEFSIAAFPEAVWWPSHKGVSRVVGGEDGVLQVIRLINNELKVFARRHADSDDDDEWLLEMQLGLPEATLGLPGRKESFFQQEAMIVSANARYVLLTPSEETWLFSVELDTMRVERKHERNKYAGAAHPYKLPWPPALADHSRERRR; encoded by the coding sequence ATGGCGTCATCGGCGGGGCATCGTCGTCGGGGCAAGAACAggcccaaaaagaagaagaaaatggccGGACCAACGACCGTGCAGGACCTCCCCGACCATCTCTTCGAGCTCATCCTCGTCCGCCTCGGCCCGTCCCCGTGCCTCGTCCGCGCCGCGGCCGCGTGCAAGCGGTGGTGCCGCGTCGCTGCGAATCCCGGCTTCCTCGCCCGCTTCGACCCGCAGGCACCGCACGTCGGCGACTACCACACCGACAAAGGCGGTCAACCTCTCTTCGTCCCGTCCTCGCCGGCCGTCGTTGACCGCAGCCGCTTCTCCCTCGACTTCCTCCCGGACATCGCGTCATGGGACATCGTGGACAGCCGCGGCAGCCTTCTCCTCCTATGCGATGGCGGCGATCTTATCGTCTGCGAGCCGCTCACCGGACTCTACCAGGGGATCCTCTGGCCTGGCGTGTTCCGTCGTCGCCTTGGCGTGTTCCTGCTCGACGGCGGCGACGCGGACCGCCGTGTCAGCATGTCCAACTTCAGGGTCCTCGCTGCCTTTGACAAATCCATTGCCTGCATCTTCTCCACCGGCAGCGACGGCGGTTGGCGCCTCGTGTCCAGCGCGATCACCGGCGACATCGAGCTCCCGTCAACGCTCCGCCCCGAAAATTTCGTCGGGCGTGCAAATGGCACAATGTATTGGGGAATCGAAGGAAGTGACACCGCCGTACTTGCTCTCGATGAGTCCACGGCGGAGTTCTCCATCGCCGCATTCCCGGAGGCCGTCTGGTGGCCATCCCACAAAGGGGTCTCTCGGGTTGTGGGCGGCGAGGACGGCGTGCTGCAGGTCATCCGCCTGATAAACAACGAGCTCAAGGTCTTTGCACGGCGGCATGCCGACAGTGACGACGACGATGAGTGGTTGCTGGAGATGCAGCTGGGGTTGCCGGAGGCCACCCTTGGGCTGCCGGGGCGCAAAGAGAGCTTCTTCCAGCAAGAAGCCATGATTGTCTCCGCGAATGCTAGATACGTCCTGCTGACACCGAgcgaggagacgtggctgttctcTGTTGAGCTGGACACGATGCGAGTGGAGCGCAAGCACGAGAGAAACAAGTACGCCGGAGCAGCTCACCCGTACAAGTTGCCGTGGCCGCCGGCTTTGGCTGATCATAGCAGGGAGAGGAGGCGATGA